The Chryseobacterium indicum genome contains a region encoding:
- a CDS encoding GLPGLI family protein: MKIFNFFCCILLHVIAPAFLQAQKSSFIYELNYRPLSDSVKKEKITFYLDIKDNESLFRSDKFRYSDSLRVKKGFGNGFDMEYNNKQLYIYKKAQSNEVLKYVFVPLISTTYAIPIDEKLNWIVLEEKDKIGNYNCQKAEVYYGGRKWIAWFTSEIPLQEGPYVFKGLPGLVVKIFDDKFNYDFELNQIIDFKWDGLYAEKFQKKISWKEFQKLQKNFYDDPFSMINKSEITSYDEGGNTIKTNFKEMKENTQKRIKAKNNPIELNYKVEFK, translated from the coding sequence ATGAAAATATTTAATTTTTTTTGTTGTATTTTATTACATGTAATAGCTCCGGCTTTTTTACAAGCACAAAAATCTAGTTTTATTTATGAGCTCAATTATAGGCCTCTATCTGATAGTGTAAAAAAAGAGAAAATCACTTTCTATTTAGATATTAAGGACAATGAGTCGTTATTTCGTTCCGATAAATTTCGTTATTCAGATTCATTAAGAGTAAAAAAAGGGTTTGGAAATGGGTTCGATATGGAGTATAACAATAAGCAACTATATATATACAAAAAAGCACAAAGTAATGAGGTTTTAAAATATGTATTTGTTCCCTTAATTTCTACCACATATGCAATTCCAATTGATGAAAAACTTAATTGGATAGTTTTAGAAGAGAAAGACAAAATAGGTAATTATAATTGTCAAAAGGCGGAAGTATATTATGGTGGTAGAAAATGGATAGCCTGGTTTACAAGTGAAATCCCCCTGCAAGAAGGACCATATGTTTTTAAAGGATTACCTGGTCTTGTAGTAAAAATATTTGACGACAAATTTAATTATGATTTTGAATTAAATCAAATAATAGATTTCAAATGGGATGGACTTTATGCTGAAAAATTTCAAAAAAAAATTAGTTGGAAAGAATTTCAAAAACTTCAAAAAAATTTTTATGACGACCCATTCTCTATGATTAATAAATCTGAAATAACAAGTTATGATGAGGGTGGAAATACTATAAAAACAAATTTTAAAGAAATGAAAGAAAATACTCAAAAAAGAATCAAGGCGAAGAACAACCCCATTGAATTGAATTACAAAGTAGAATTTAAATAG
- the gwsG gene encoding grasp-with-spasm system ATP-grasp peptide maturase, with translation MILIISNNNDRTTIQVMRWLSRINKKFICIREDNTFQVKVQNKRIYLESHNSQFFLDEITSIWYRRGGLRFKRHKYENPSVNMHMNEAQHWLEDYVMQTLESKKHINKQSNCHVNKLLVLEQAQNVGLDVPEFYLAENTDNVILGKTITKSITGNVIIESLDEDLGGIMYTKVIEVAEKEDFFITFFQEKIDKDFEIRSFYLNGKIFSMAIFSQNDDQTKIDFRKYNIEKPNRNVRYNLPKEIEEKIRRLMENLDLNCGSLDFMKSGNNYYFLEVNPIGQFGNVSLDCNYYLEKEIADYL, from the coding sequence ATGATACTAATTATCTCAAATAATAATGATAGAACCACGATACAAGTTATGAGATGGCTATCAAGAATTAATAAAAAATTTATTTGTATCAGAGAAGACAACACTTTCCAAGTTAAAGTTCAAAACAAAAGAATATATCTTGAAAGTCATAATTCTCAATTTTTTCTTGATGAAATTACTAGTATTTGGTATAGAAGAGGAGGATTAAGATTTAAACGTCATAAATACGAAAATCCCTCAGTAAATATGCATATGAATGAAGCACAGCATTGGCTTGAGGATTATGTAATGCAAACATTAGAATCCAAAAAACATATTAACAAGCAAAGCAACTGTCATGTTAATAAACTTCTCGTATTAGAGCAAGCTCAGAACGTTGGTTTAGATGTACCTGAATTTTATTTAGCAGAAAATACTGATAATGTAATTTTAGGAAAAACTATTACAAAATCCATTACTGGAAATGTTATAATAGAATCTTTGGATGAAGACTTAGGTGGTATTATGTATACTAAAGTAATAGAAGTAGCAGAAAAGGAAGATTTTTTTATTACATTTTTTCAGGAAAAAATTGATAAAGATTTCGAAATCCGAAGTTTTTATCTCAATGGAAAAATATTTTCTATGGCAATTTTTTCACAAAATGATGATCAAACCAAGATCGATTTCCGCAAATACAATATTGAAAAACCAAATAGAAATGTGCGTTATAATCTTCCAAAAGAAATAGAAGAAAAAATACGCAGACTGATGGAAAATTTAGATCTCAATTGTGGTTCGCTTGATTTTATGAAAAGTGGCAATAATTATTATTTTTTGGAAGTTAATCCTATCGGGCAATTCGGAAATGTATCATTAGATTGTAATTACTACTTAGAAAAAGAAATAGCAGATTATCTATAA
- the gwsS gene encoding grasp-with-spasm system SPASM domain peptide maturase — MKYFNLFSNILLTKGAKRILISDLQRNISELLPLELYNLIEELKISSIEDILDNYDTESKEIIQDYLDFLLEKEYGFISLDSWDKNFPALSYDYQDYNVLSNLFIELDDIAILKKIKSSLENLEIKHLVIYCKRSLTIDELLKIDNTFENSTLEGIEIFSQFYVSIDETFIQNLNQETTRIYNLIFYNCEEAPFKVKDNFRFSLKFTSLNLKTSSCGKVSLDYFNTNITKVLEAVNHNSCLHKKISIDSEGNIKNCPSMPQSFGNIKNTTLEKALAHPDFKKYWNLTKDEIEVCKDCEFRYICTDCRAYTERTHTNAEGLDISKPLKCGYNPYTGEWQEWSTNPLKEKAIKYYGMEELVKKN; from the coding sequence ATGAAATATTTTAATCTATTTAGCAATATTTTGCTCACAAAAGGAGCCAAAAGGATTCTTATTTCTGATCTGCAACGAAATATATCAGAGTTACTTCCTTTAGAATTATATAATCTAATAGAAGAATTAAAAATCAGTTCTATTGAAGATATTCTTGATAATTACGATACAGAATCTAAAGAGATTATTCAGGATTATTTGGACTTTTTGCTGGAAAAAGAATATGGTTTTATATCTTTAGATAGTTGGGATAAAAATTTTCCAGCTCTTTCTTATGATTATCAAGATTACAATGTTTTATCTAACCTATTTATAGAGCTTGATGACATTGCAATCTTAAAAAAGATAAAATCATCCTTAGAAAATCTAGAAATAAAGCATTTGGTAATATATTGTAAAAGAAGCCTTACTATAGATGAGTTATTGAAGATTGATAATACCTTTGAAAATTCTACATTAGAGGGAATTGAAATCTTTTCTCAATTTTACGTTTCAATAGATGAAACCTTTATTCAAAATCTTAATCAAGAAACAACAAGAATTTATAATCTGATATTTTACAATTGTGAGGAAGCCCCTTTTAAAGTAAAAGATAATTTTAGATTCTCTCTCAAATTTACTTCTCTGAATTTAAAAACATCTTCTTGTGGAAAAGTAAGTTTAGATTATTTTAACACCAATATTACGAAAGTATTGGAAGCGGTAAATCATAACTCCTGTCTTCACAAGAAAATTTCCATAGATTCCGAAGGAAACATTAAAAATTGTCCTTCCATGCCACAAAGCTTTGGTAATATTAAAAATACGACTTTAGAAAAAGCATTAGCGCATCCAGATTTCAAAAAATATTGGAACCTTACCAAAGATGAAATAGAAGTCTGTAAAGATTGTGAATTCCGATACATTTGTACAGATTGCAGAGCTTATACCGAAAGAACCCATACCAATGCAGAAGGATTGGATATATCAAAACCTTTAAAATGCGGTTACAACCCTTATACCGGAGAATGGCAAGAATGGAGTACCAATCCGTTAAAAGAAAAAGCCATTAAATATTACGGAATGGAAGAATTGGTAAAGAAAAATTAA